From the genome of Anopheles moucheti chromosome 3, idAnoMoucSN_F20_07, whole genome shotgun sequence, one region includes:
- the LOC128302579 gene encoding ubiquitin carboxyl-terminal hydrolase 31 — MEKHNTLDVASSARVTAGGGASSKLKRAFSMPRNPFQGSRGSNQTVKAVGNGNGLSTGEKDDESRCDSRLPSGNQKKSSTTTEGGAGTGTNGSGSEKKIFRRLSVKKFINRIAQQMTYVNRTVGNHKFDKVQSSQPSTLNGSARTGNGGTAPGGNGPAGNFVWPPDTVPGVIGLRNHGNTCFMNAVLQCLSHTDILAQYFVLDLYKADLKRRNKINAKKFGTKGELTEQLALVLKSLWTCKDAPDYSSNFKAVVDRYGSQFRSSTQHDAQEFLFWLLDKVHEDLNTATKRKYKAIKNNGRSDEVIAAETLANYVRCNNSFVQAVFQAQFRSSLSCPTCGKQSNTFDPFYCLSVPLPQLSQQPVLVKVIYSSQQPKQVKLGLGIPHGSPVLALREQLHADTGISLDRMILTEICESGFSRVFCDSHLMSSVRENDPLYCIECPTAGAGLETTSGTKIVLCLCNGKRDFGGHAKRFGTPFCLVVNRDVSYSELQKLLLKEMSSILRSEVFAFATPAQNLFRMRLQDPSCDADTYLEATVEHPLFTEMIDLALSVLPTDAGPAHIKLLLEWTEPERFFNDLGDPFVEHESVSQMKEKIPASSALTLEQCFEHYTKAETLGQDNAWKCPHCQEYLPVVKTLGLWSLPDIMVIHLKRFRQQQLRASTQAAKLTNLVKFPLHGFDMTPHLARDPAAHQQPSHPSQTSNSASTQNQQHHSLERQQGTGFADTDNWSPWRKIMRSAHSTQTHSMLVGGGCGGGTGRRQLAMDNRYDLYAVCYHQGDTLETGHYTAACKNPYDGQWYRFDDQRVSQVPNDRIDEEIINNEAYLLFYQRRKLPSDGSGECSGSSSSSSGDHWVSKIIIPPPTNATSTATLERNKAQPTAVVITTPSTTAITTTETTTTPTFSSSTSPGNASETAVSISPDTESGKLPNESSKAKDTVDVMSISSTNEKSRKEKSESDEEFVRAVEVKDSLGKMNEKAPAEPIVNVVKSDQQSSSPSLSSSVVVPTEKEEIVAPEAKELQKCIDEATIQSLETPSMNKSSNISKEATEQFSKKVLLEPYDQAFKITEDGVVPTKVQYPTRVDKHERAVDQKLGLASAATNGGSRFSLPSSQQFQDILWRENMSELIHHRPSSFTAYKSVLDAGDAVSLIRGANTCSKDTLLFIDQQNHGLDRAVLDDDDDPDDLLPGSGGRALWISPVTPHKLITVSPKN, encoded by the exons ATGGAGAAACATAATACGCTGGATGTCGCGTCGTCAGCCCGGGTCACCGCGGGCGGTGGAGCAAGCAGCAAACTAAAGCGAGCATTTTCAATGCCGCGCAACCCATTTCAAGGTTCGCGAGGAAGTAACCAGACAGTTAAAGCAGTTGGCAATGGCAATGGTCTTTCTACTGGCGAGAAAGATGACGAATCACGCTGTGATTCGAGGTTGCCTAGCGGCAATCAGAAAAAATCGTCGACTACAACCGAAGGAGGCGCTGGAACTGGTACCAATGGTAGCGGAAGTGAGAAAAAGATCTTCCGCCGATTATCAGTGAAAAAGTTTATCAATCGCATTGCACAACAGATGACTTATGTCAATCGCACGGTG GGTAATCATAAATTCGACAAGGTACAATCGTCACAACCGTCCACGCTCAATGGATCGGCACGGACCGGCAATGGTGGTACGGCACCTGGAGGTAATGGACCGGCGGGAAATTTTGTGTGGCCACCAGATACCGTGCCGGGTGTGATAGGATTGCGGAACCACGGTAATACTTGCTTCATGAACGCCGTCTTACAGTGTCTCAGTCACACGGACATACTGGCTCAGTATTTCGTGTTAGATCTTTACAAG GCCGATTTAAAACGACGCAACAAAATTAATGCCAAAAAGTTCGGTACTAAGGGCGAATTAACGGAGCAGCTGGCTTTGGTGCTAAAGTCATTGTGGACGTGCAAAGATGCTCCGGACTATAGCTCGAATTTTAAG GCCGTGGTCGATCGCTACGGAAGTCAATTCAGAAGTTCTACTCAGCATGACGCACAAGAGTTCCTATTCTGGCTGCTGGACAAGGTGCACGAAGATTTGAACACGGCAACGAAGCGAAAGTACAAAGCTATTAAA AACAACGGTCGTTCCGATGAAGTGATAGCCGCTGAAACGCTAGCAAATTATGTGCGCTGTAACAACTCGTTCGTACAGGCTGTTTTCCAGGCCCAATTTCGTTCTTCACTGTCCTGTCCGACATGCGGCAAGCAGAGTAACACGTTCGATCCATTCTACTGTCTGTCGGTGCCACTCCCACAACTGTCTCAACAGCCCGTGTTGGTTAAGGTCATCTATTCCTCACAGCAACCGAAACAGGTTAAGCTGGGCCTGGGGATACCGCACGGTTCGCCCGTGCTGGCATTACGCGAGCAGTTGCATGCAGACACGGGAATATCGCTCGATCGGATGATACTAACCGAAATCTGTGAGTCGGGTTTTAGTCGCGTGTTTTGTGATTCCCATCTAATGTCCTCCGTGCGTGAAAATGATCCTCTTTACTGTATCGAATGTCCCACTGCTGGCGCTGGGCTGGAAACAACCAGCGGAACAAAAATTGTGCTCTGTCTGTGCAACGGAAAGCGAGACTTTGGTGGACACGCGAAGCGTTTCGGTACCCCGTTCTGTTTGGTGGTCAACCGGGACGTTTCATACAGCGAGCTACAGAAGCTGCTGTTAAAAGAGATGTCGAGCATTTTACGTTCGGAGGTATTCGCGTTTGCAACACCGGCTCAAAATCTGTTCCGCATGCGCTTGCAAGACCCATCCTGCGATGCGGATACCTACCTGGAGGCCACTGTGGAACATCCACTATTTACGGAAATGATCGATTTGGCTCTTTCAGTGTTACCAACGGATGCGGGTCCAGCGCACATAAAGCTCCTGCTGGAATGGACAGAACCGGAACGATTTTTCAACGACTTAGGCGATCCATTCGTGGAGCACGAAAGTGTAAGCCAGATGAAGGAGAAAATTCCGGCTAGCTCGGCACTAACACTCGAGCAGTGCTTCGAGCATTACACCAAGGCGGAAACGCTCGGTCAAGATAATGCGTGGAAGTGCCCGCACTGTCAGGAGTACTTACCAGTGGTAAAAACGCTCGGTCTATGGTCGCTCCCTGACATAATGGTGATACATCTTAAGCGTTTCCGGCAACAGCAACTCCGTGCCAGTACGCAGGCAGCCAAGCTAACAAACCTGGTGAAATTTCCGCTGCACGGTTTCGATATGACACCTCATCTGGCGCGTGATCCTGCTGCCCACCAGCAACCATCGCACCCGTCCCAAACATCCAATAGCGCCTCCACccaaaaccaacaacatcaTTCGCTGGAGCGACAGCAAGGTACGGGGTTCGCCGATACGGATAATTGGAGCCCGTGGCGCAAAATCATGCGCAGTGCCCattccacacaaacacattccaTGCTAGTGGGAGGAGGTTGTGGAGGAGGAACCGGTCGTCGTCAGCTTGCAATGGATAACCGGTACGATCTGTACGCGGTGTGCTATCACCAAGGAGACACACTGGAGACGGGTCACTATACTGCCGCCTGCAAGAATCCATACGATGGCCAGTGGTATCGTTTCGATGACCAGCGTGTCTCCCAAGTGCCGAACGATCGCATCGACGAAGAAATTATCAACAACGAGGCTTACCTATTGTTTTACCAAAGACGAAAGCTTCCTTCGGACGGGTCGGGTGAGTGTTCCGGCAGCTCTAGCTCCAGTTCCGGTGATCATTGGGTCTCGAAAATCATTATCCCACCACCAACAAACGCAACATCCACTGCAACGTTAGAGCGGAACAAAGCGCAACCAACAGCTGTGGTGATCACCACACCATCGACGACGGCGATAACGACGACAGAGACAACCACAACCCCGACTTTCTCGTCATCAACTTCCCCCGGAAACGCATCAGAAACTGCTGTCAGTATTTCACCGGATACCGAATCTGGAAAATTGCCCAATGAATCATCAAAAGCAAAGGATACTGTGGATGTTATGTCGATATCTTCGACGAACGAGAAAAGTCGCAAAGAGAAGTCCGAATCGGATGAAGAATTCGTTCGCGCGGTTGAAGTTAAAGATTCTCTTGggaaaatgaacgaaaaagCTCCAGCAGAACCAATCGTCAATGTGGTTAAAAGTGATCAACAATCCTCATCACCTTCACTATCATCGTCAGTTGTTGTGCCAAcggaaaaggaagaaatcgTCGCTCCTGAAGCCAAAGAATTACAGAAATGTATTGACGAAGCAACTATACAATCTTTGGAAACACCGAGCATGAACAAATCATCCAACATTAGCAAAGAAGCGACAGAGCAGTTTTCTAAAAAAGTTCTGTTGGAACCATATGATCAAGCTTTTAAAATAACCGAAGATGGTGTTGTTCCAACGAAGGTACAATACCCAACTCGCGTAGATAAACACGAACGGGCGGTTGATCAAAAGCTGGGTCTGGCATCGGCAGCTACCAATGGCGGTAGTCGCTTTTCGCTCCCATCCTCCCAACAGTTCCAGGACATTTTGTGGCGTGAGAATATGTCCGAATTGATACACCATCGACCGTCGTCCTTTACCGCGTACAAGAGCGTGCTCGATGCAGGTGATGCAGTTTCATTGATTCGTGGTGCAAACACATGCAGTAAGGACACGTTGCTATTTATCGATCAGCAGAACCATGGACTCGATCGTGCCGTGctggacgatgacgatgatccAGACGATCTGCTTCCCGGCAGCGGAGGTCGCGCATTGTGG ATTTCCCCGGTTACGCCACATAAATTGATAACCGTATCACCGAAGAATTAG
- the LOC128302251 gene encoding tafazzin isoform X2, whose translation MNSKPAAPPPNGAAVQQPHVPYNIDWIFPRLRRPNRLWHIASTGVIGLVGFFSKIVIVWLNKARVHNIDVLENALENRPKGKSLLTVSNHHSCFDDPGIWGLLKLRNVCNKNVIRWSMAAHDICFTCKAHSLFFMYGKCIPVVRGAGVYQPAVDLCIEKLKLGHWVHVFPEGKVNMTKEDLRFKWGVGRIIYESPDLPIIIPIWHIGMDDVLPNEPPYYLRMGKKLTYNFGNPIDLSALMERLRSSPVSEEEARKLITDRIQDEMMILKQETERLHSEHVKS comes from the exons ATGAACTCGAAG ccagcagcaccaccaccgaatGGGGCAGCAGTCCAGCAGCCACATGTCCCGTACAACATCGACTGGATATTCCCGAGGCTGAGACGCCCGAATAGATTATGGCATATAGCCAGCACGGGCGTGATCGGGTTGGTTGGATTTTTCTCCAAAATCGTCATTG TTTGGCTCAACAAAGCTCGCGTACATAATATCGATGTTCTGGAGAATGCGCTCGAGAATCGACCCAAAGGAAAGTCCCTGCTGACCGTCTCCAACCATCATTCGTGCTTCGACGATCCAGGAATTTGGG GTTTGCTTAAGCTGCGAAACGTCTGCAACAAGAACGTCATCCGATGGTCAATGGCAGCGCACGACATTTGTTTCACCTGCAAGGCACACTCACTGTTCTTCATGTATGGGAAGTGCATACCGGTGGTGCGAGGTGCCGGTGTATATCAACCAGCCGTTGATCTGTGCATCGAAAAGCTAAAACTTGGGCACTGGGTGCATGTGTTCCCGGAGGGGAAGGTCAACATGACCAAAGAAGATCTTAG GTTCAAATGGGGCGTTGGACGAATAATTTACGAATCACCGGACCTGCCCATCATCATTCCGATATGGCACATCGGGATGGACGATGTACTACCCAACGAACCGCCATACTACCTCCGGATGGGCAAGAAACTAACATACAACTTCGGTAATCCGATCGACCTAAGCGCTCTTATGGAACGGTTACGCTCGTCGCCGGTAAGCGAAGAGGAAGCGCGAAAGTTAATTACGGATCGCATCCAGGACGAGATGATG ATACTTAAACAAGAAACAGAACGACTGCACTCGGAGCATGTAAAGAGCTGA
- the LOC128302251 gene encoding tafazzin isoform X1, which produces MSSFLFNLLLKPAAPPPNGAAVQQPHVPYNIDWIFPRLRRPNRLWHIASTGVIGLVGFFSKIVIVWLNKARVHNIDVLENALENRPKGKSLLTVSNHHSCFDDPGIWGLLDSRLLKLRNVCNKNVIRWSMAAHDICFTCKAHSLFFMYGKCIPVVRGAGVYQPAVDLCIEKLKLGHWVHVFPEGKVNMTKEDLRFKWGVGRIIYESPDLPIIIPIWHIGMDDVLPNEPPYYLRMGKKLTYNFGNPIDLSALMERLRSSPVSEEEARKLITDRIQDEMMILKQETERLHSEHVKS; this is translated from the exons ATGAGTTCGTTTCTGTTTAATCTGCTCCTAAagccagcagcaccaccaccgaatGGGGCAGCAGTCCAGCAGCCACATGTCCCGTACAACATCGACTGGATATTCCCGAGGCTGAGACGCCCGAATAGATTATGGCATATAGCCAGCACGGGCGTGATCGGGTTGGTTGGATTTTTCTCCAAAATCGTCATTG TTTGGCTCAACAAAGCTCGCGTACATAATATCGATGTTCTGGAGAATGCGCTCGAGAATCGACCCAAAGGAAAGTCCCTGCTGACCGTCTCCAACCATCATTCGTGCTTCGACGATCCAGGAATTTGGG GACTACTTGATAGCC GTTTGCTTAAGCTGCGAAACGTCTGCAACAAGAACGTCATCCGATGGTCAATGGCAGCGCACGACATTTGTTTCACCTGCAAGGCACACTCACTGTTCTTCATGTATGGGAAGTGCATACCGGTGGTGCGAGGTGCCGGTGTATATCAACCAGCCGTTGATCTGTGCATCGAAAAGCTAAAACTTGGGCACTGGGTGCATGTGTTCCCGGAGGGGAAGGTCAACATGACCAAAGAAGATCTTAG GTTCAAATGGGGCGTTGGACGAATAATTTACGAATCACCGGACCTGCCCATCATCATTCCGATATGGCACATCGGGATGGACGATGTACTACCCAACGAACCGCCATACTACCTCCGGATGGGCAAGAAACTAACATACAACTTCGGTAATCCGATCGACCTAAGCGCTCTTATGGAACGGTTACGCTCGTCGCCGGTAAGCGAAGAGGAAGCGCGAAAGTTAATTACGGATCGCATCCAGGACGAGATGATG ATACTTAAACAAGAAACAGAACGACTGCACTCGGAGCATGTAAAGAGCTGA
- the LOC128305571 gene encoding proto-oncogene serine/threonine-protein kinase mos, with the protein MTSTELDVPKVEISFDTPNRDRFLRDDFHNKRDSYAILGRGSYGVVIKASYRDRPVAVKILEKRTHRHRCRYDSLLNEANALNLRHDNIVTVLKIVAGAQYGLVLMERFDGHCLQQLIGHQRNDPIAVQHKLLILCDIISGLCFCHRHNIVHLDVKPQNVIVTVNTTVTAGASCQQVRKYLCKLCDFGSSMMLDPWQRNETLVNRGTIRYMAPELLRGQHRTRGGFTERADIYSFGVTMWQLDEERFPYEEITCNEVIAYNVVKKGLRPDSITSAAFGRRMTNLPAGLRDIGCLHGSLRAPISLTGGSHFNGCLESDAVDDVLKRQGILVEYRSKRKCKKTSQLGALRTEAESSEQQLNRAKINAIFCDHFSIPNNKRIQLKQMIRTLYSKCWLSDPASRPDATTVRATIHQALEKIILCKCAQ; encoded by the exons AT GACGTCGACCGAGCTAGATGTGCCGAAAGTGGAGATCAGCTTCGACACGCCGAACCGGGACCGTTTTCTACGGGACGACTTTCACAACAAGCGCGACTCATACGCGATTCTGGGTCGCGGCAGCTACGGAGTGGTTATCAAAGCGTCCTACCGGGACCGTCCGGTTGCGGTGAAAATCCTGGAGAAGCGAACACATCGCCACCGGTGTCGTTACGATTCTCTGCTGAACGAAGCTAACGCACTGAACCTTCGGCATGACAACATCGTAACGGTGCTGAAGATTGTGGCTGGTGCCCAGTACGGATTGGTGCTGATGGAGCGTTTCGATGGACACTGTTTGCAGCAATTGATTGGCCACCAACGCAACGATCCAATCGCGGTGCAACACAAACTGCT GATTCTGTGCGATATTATAAGTGGATTGTGTTTCTGCCATCGACACAATATCGTGCATCTGGATGTGAAGCCCCAGAATGTGATCGTAACGGTCAATACGACCGTCACTGCGGGTGCGTCCTGTCAACAGGTCCGAAAGTATCTCTGCAAGCTGTGCGATTTCGGTTCATCGATGATGCTCGATCCGTGGCAGCGAAACGAAACCCTAGTCAACCGTGGCACGATTCGGTACATGGCACCCGAGCTGTTGCGAGGCCAACACCGCACAAGGGGCGGTTTCACCGAGCGTGCCGATATCTATTCGTTCGGCGTCACAATGTGGCAGCTGGATGAGGAGCGTTTTCCGTACGAAGAAATAACCTGCAACGAGGTGATCGCGTATAATGTCGTCAAGAAAGGGCTGCGGCCGGATAGCATCACCAGTGCGGCGTTTGGTCGTCGTATGACCAACCTGCCGGCCGGGTTGCGCGATATTGGCTGTCTGCATGGAAGCCTCCGTGCACCGATATCCTTAACCGGTGGGTCGCATTTTAATGGTTGCCTAGAATCCGACGCCGTTGACGATGTGCTCAAGCGCCAGGGTATCCTTGTCGAGTATCGGTCTAAACGCAAGTGTAAAAAAACAAGCCAACTCGGTGCCCTTCGGACGGAGGCTGAATCGAGCGAACAGCAGCTCAACAGGGCAAAGATTAATGCCATCTTTTGTGATCACTTTAGCATTCCAAACAACAAACGGATACAGCTAAAACAGATGATACGTACATTGTATAGCAAGTGTTGGCTTAGTGACCCAGCTTCCCGCCCCGATGCAACCACCGTTCGTGCTACGATTCATCAGGCACTGGAAAAGATCATTCTTTGCAAGTGTGCGCAGTAA
- the LOC128304903 gene encoding uncharacterized protein LOC128304903: MAVWGKVKIASTTTTSKAPLARTPSKAGSLFSETLTAALGKRKSKFKDITDELNQHINNEEREELYQRPLFNADKIRRMMERIVEKQFDVDEEEMRYVYNPAKNLKMCQNISKQIKDRLKTMNFKRHRIISIATIVEKQQQGIHYKMKYILDPKLDDYVRLYHETPHFYIIATVLLVHKD; the protein is encoded by the exons ATGGCCGTTTGGGGGAAAGTGAAAATAGCCAGTACCACCACCAC CTCCAAAGCTCCGTTGGCGCGCACTCCAAGCAAAGCCGGTTCATTGTTCAGCGAGACGCTGACGGCGGCCCTGGGAAAACGGAAGAGTAAATTCAAGGACATCACCGACGAGCTCAATCAGCACATTAACAACGAGGAAAGGGAGGAATTGTACCAGCGGCCGCTGTTCAACGCGGACAAGATCCGTCGAATGATGGAACGCATTGTCGAAAAGCAGTTCGACGTGGACGAGGAGGAAATGCGCTACGTCTACAATCCGGCAAAAAACCTCAAGATGTGCCAGAACATTTCCAAGCAGATCAAGGATCGGTTGAAGACGATGAACTTTAAACG ACACCGTATCATCAGCATTGCAACGATAGtggaaaagcagcagcagggaaTACACTACAAAATGAAGTATATCCTCGACCCAAAGCTGGACGATTATGTGCGTTTGTACCACGAAACGCCACACTTTTACATCATCGCAACGGTGTTGCTGGTACACAAGGACTAG